The following proteins are encoded in a genomic region of Gammaproteobacteria bacterium:
- a CDS encoding glutamate racemase, giving the protein MTATAKLPIGVFDSGVGGLTVVRALMERLPLESILYFGDTARVPYGVKSVATIEAYTAQITDYLLEQGVKMLIIACNTMAAVASHVVKERAGGIPVLDVIEAGARAAVQESPARAIGVIGTPTTIDSNAYARRIHALDPHVRVYSQACPLLVPLVEEGWLDHAVTHLTAQEYLRPVVAENVDALVLGCTHYPLLKPLLQEVAGPGVRLVDSAITVAEQAARTLTGLGLANPGDTLPTYRYTVTDVPLRFQTIGERFLGRSLGTVERVQW; this is encoded by the coding sequence ATGACTGCAACTGCCAAGCTGCCCATCGGGGTGTTCGACTCCGGTGTGGGCGGCCTCACGGTCGTCCGCGCTCTCATGGAGCGCCTGCCCCTCGAGAGCATCCTGTACTTCGGCGACACCGCGCGGGTCCCCTACGGCGTGAAATCGGTGGCGACCATCGAGGCCTACACCGCGCAGATCACCGACTACCTGCTGGAGCAGGGCGTGAAGATGCTCATCATCGCCTGCAACACCATGGCGGCGGTGGCCTCCCACGTGGTCAAGGAGCGGGCCGGGGGCATCCCGGTGCTGGACGTGATCGAGGCCGGCGCCCGCGCCGCGGTGCAGGAGTCGCCCGCGCGCGCCATCGGGGTCATCGGCACCCCCACCACCATCGACAGCAACGCCTACGCCCGCCGGATCCACGCCCTCGACCCGCACGTGCGGGTGTACTCCCAGGCCTGCCCCCTGCTCGTGCCCCTGGTGGAGGAGGGCTGGCTCGACCACGCGGTGACCCACCTGACCGCCCAGGAGTACCTGCGCCCGGTGGTCGCCGAGAACGTGGACGCACTCGTGCTCGGGTGCACCCACTACCCGCTCTTGAAGCCCCTGCTGCAGGAGGTCGCGGGGCCCGGCGTCCGGCTCGTGGACTCGGCCATCACGGTGGCCGAGCAGGCGGCCCGCACCCTCACCGGGCTCGGCCTCGCCAACCCGGGGGACACCCTGCCCACCTACCGCTACACGGTGACGGACGTCCCCCTGCGCTTCCAGACGATCGGGGAGCGCTTCCTCGGCCGCTCCCTCGGGACCGTGGAACGGGTGCAATGGTAG
- the mnmG gene encoding tRNA uridine-5-carboxymethylaminomethyl(34) synthesis enzyme MnmG, protein MRHPHSFEVIVIGGGHAGTEAALAAARAGARTLLLTHNVETLGQMSCNPAIGGIGKGHLVREVDALGGLMGRAADRAGIQFRTLNARKGPAVRATRAQIDRQLYKREVRRALESQPGLTLFQQAVDDLVVEGGRVAGVITQIGLRFDAPCVVLTVGTFLAGKIHVGLTSYPGGRAGDPPATALAARLRDMPFRVERLKTGTPPRIDARTVDFSRLTVQAGDDPAPVFSFLGSAAEHPRQVPCWITRTNERTHDVIRAGLDRSPLFTGRIEGVGPRYCPSVEDKVVRFAERPSHHVFLEPEGLDTFELYPNGISTSLPFDVQYALVRSIPGLEEAHITRPGYAIEYDFFDPRDLRPWLETRQVEGLFFAGQVNGTTGYEEAAAQGVVAGVNAALRVQGRESWWPRREESYVGVMIDDLVTRGTREPYRMFTSRAEYRLLLREDNADLRLTPAGRALGLVDDARWGAFEARREALERERQRLGETRLRPEALASVEALAVLGQAPSRDSSLLDLLRRPEVSYRALMTFPGAGPGVADPSVAEQLEVQAHYHGYIERQEGEVARQRRHEDLALPEDLDYGEVRGLSFEVRQTLAAQRPVTLGHASRIPGVTPAAVSLLLVHLRKRPPAGRPEAGAGE, encoded by the coding sequence TTGAGACACCCGCACTCCTTCGAGGTCATCGTGATCGGCGGCGGCCACGCCGGCACCGAGGCTGCGCTCGCCGCGGCCCGGGCCGGCGCGAGGACGCTGCTGCTCACCCACAACGTCGAGACCCTGGGTCAGATGAGCTGCAACCCCGCCATCGGTGGGATCGGCAAGGGCCATCTCGTGCGCGAGGTGGACGCCCTCGGGGGGCTCATGGGGCGCGCCGCCGACCGCGCCGGGATCCAGTTCCGGACCCTGAACGCGCGCAAGGGGCCGGCCGTCCGGGCGACGCGGGCCCAGATCGACCGCCAGCTCTACAAGCGCGAGGTCCGCCGGGCCCTCGAGAGCCAGCCGGGCCTCACCCTGTTCCAGCAGGCGGTGGACGACCTGGTCGTCGAGGGCGGCCGCGTGGCCGGGGTCATCACACAGATTGGCCTGCGCTTCGACGCCCCCTGCGTCGTGCTCACGGTGGGCACCTTCCTCGCGGGCAAGATCCACGTGGGACTCACGAGCTACCCCGGGGGACGCGCGGGTGACCCCCCCGCCACCGCGCTCGCCGCGCGCCTGCGGGACATGCCCTTCCGGGTCGAGCGCCTGAAGACCGGCACCCCGCCGAGGATCGACGCACGCACGGTGGATTTCTCGCGGCTCACCGTCCAGGCGGGGGACGACCCGGCGCCCGTCTTCTCCTTCCTCGGGAGCGCCGCGGAGCACCCCCGTCAGGTCCCCTGCTGGATCACGCGCACCAACGAGCGCACCCACGACGTCATCCGCGCCGGGCTCGACCGCTCGCCGCTCTTCACCGGGCGCATCGAGGGGGTGGGGCCCCGTTATTGCCCGTCGGTGGAGGACAAGGTGGTGCGCTTCGCCGAGCGCCCGAGCCACCACGTGTTTCTCGAGCCCGAGGGGCTGGACACCTTCGAGCTCTACCCGAACGGCATCTCGACGAGCCTGCCGTTCGACGTCCAGTACGCCCTGGTGCGCTCCATCCCGGGCCTGGAGGAGGCGCACATCACCCGCCCCGGCTACGCCATCGAGTACGACTTCTTCGACCCGCGGGACCTGCGGCCCTGGCTCGAGACACGCCAGGTGGAGGGTCTCTTCTTCGCCGGGCAGGTGAACGGCACGACGGGCTACGAGGAGGCCGCCGCGCAGGGCGTGGTGGCCGGGGTGAACGCCGCGCTGCGGGTGCAGGGCCGCGAGTCCTGGTGGCCCCGGCGGGAGGAGTCCTACGTGGGGGTGATGATCGACGACCTGGTCACCCGCGGCACCCGCGAGCCCTACCGGATGTTCACGAGCCGGGCCGAGTACCGGCTGCTGCTGCGCGAGGACAACGCCGATCTCCGTCTGACGCCCGCCGGGCGCGCCCTCGGGCTGGTCGACGACGCGCGCTGGGGCGCGTTCGAGGCCAGGCGCGAGGCGCTGGAGCGCGAGCGCCAACGGCTCGGGGAGACGCGCCTGCGCCCCGAGGCCCTCGCGAGCGTCGAGGCGCTGGCCGTCCTCGGCCAGGCGCCGTCCCGGGACAGCTCGCTCCTCGACCTGCTGCGCCGCCCGGAGGTGAGCTACCGGGCCCTCATGACCTTCCCCGGCGCCGGGCCCGGTGTCGCGGACCCGAGCGTCGCGGAGCAACTGGAGGTGCAGGCGCACTACCACGGGTACATCGAGCGCCAGGAAGGGGAGGTTGCCCGCCAGCGCCGGCACGAGGACCTGGCACTGCCCGAGGACCTGGATTACGGGGAGGTCCGGGGGCTCTCGTTCGAGGTCCGCCAGACGCTCGCCGCCCAGCGGCCGGTGACCCTCGGCCACGCCTCGCGCATCCCCGGGGTCACGCCGGCCGCCGTCTCGCTGCTCCTCGTCCACCTGCGCAAGCGCCCGCCCGCGGGCCGGCCGGAGGCCGGGGCGGGTGAGTGA
- the rsmG gene encoding 16S rRNA (guanine(527)-N(7))-methyltransferase RsmG — protein sequence MRRQLVSGAAELGIALVARQVEDLLGYLRLLEHWGRAYNLTSVKEPGERVTRHLLDSLAVAPYVRGERCLDVATGAGLPGLVLAVADGGRMWTLLDSAGKKTRFCRQVVLELGLKNVEVVQSRVEDFRPDRPYDTVTARAWAPLAEVVRQAARLVRRGGRILALKGVLPHAELAELVDPPGPVSVHRLQVPGLGAERHLVVVQVEAAAGPGR from the coding sequence CTGCGCCGGCAGCTCGTCTCCGGGGCGGCGGAGCTGGGGATCGCGCTGGTTGCCCGGCAGGTGGAGGACCTCCTCGGATACCTGCGGTTACTGGAACACTGGGGCCGCGCCTATAATCTGACCTCGGTCAAGGAGCCGGGCGAGAGGGTGACTCGCCATCTCCTGGACTCGCTGGCCGTGGCGCCGTACGTGCGCGGCGAGCGCTGCCTCGACGTCGCCACCGGCGCGGGTCTGCCGGGGCTGGTGCTGGCGGTGGCGGACGGCGGGCGCATGTGGACGCTCCTCGACAGCGCCGGCAAGAAGACCCGCTTCTGCCGCCAGGTGGTGCTGGAGCTGGGGCTGAAGAACGTGGAGGTCGTCCAGTCCCGGGTCGAGGACTTCCGCCCCGACCGCCCGTACGACACGGTGACCGCCCGGGCCTGGGCGCCGCTGGCGGAGGTGGTGCGGCAGGCCGCGAGGCTCGTCCGGCGGGGAGGGCGTATCCTGGCGCTGAAGGGGGTGTTGCCCCACGCGGAGCTTGCGGAGCTCGTGGACCCGCCCGGACCCGTCTCGGTGCACCGCCTGCAGGTGCCGGGTCTCGGCGCGGAGCGCCACCTCGTGGTCGTGCAGGTCGAGGCCGCCGCAGGCCCCGGCCGGTGA
- a CDS encoding ParA family protein: MARVIAITNQKGGVGKTTTSVNLAASLGAARRRVLLVDLDPQGNATMGSGVDKRARKRTTYDLLMGEASAADIRVRLPQTHYDLLPSNGDLTGAEVGLLDEVGREVRLRHGLEPIRDEYDYVLIDCPPALSMLTVNALVAADTVMIPMQCEYYALEGLSALMDTVEKIRRYLNPALKIEGLLRTMFDVRNNLANQVSEQLISHFGDRVYRTVIPRNVRLAEAPSHGLPVLLYDRASKGALAYLALAGEILRREGVAVPSPA, translated from the coding sequence ATGGCGCGCGTGATCGCGATCACGAACCAGAAGGGCGGGGTCGGCAAGACCACCACCAGCGTGAACCTGGCCGCCTCGCTCGGCGCGGCGCGCCGGCGGGTCCTGCTGGTCGACCTGGACCCCCAGGGCAACGCGACCATGGGCAGCGGCGTGGACAAGCGGGCGCGCAAGCGCACGACCTACGACCTCCTGATGGGCGAGGCCAGCGCGGCGGACATCCGCGTGCGGCTGCCCCAGACCCACTACGACCTGCTCCCGAGCAACGGCGACCTCACCGGCGCCGAGGTCGGCCTGCTGGACGAGGTGGGGCGCGAGGTGCGCCTGCGCCACGGGCTCGAGCCCATCCGGGACGAGTACGACTACGTCCTCATCGACTGCCCCCCGGCGCTCAGCATGCTCACCGTGAACGCACTGGTGGCCGCGGACACCGTGATGATCCCCATGCAGTGCGAGTACTACGCCCTCGAGGGGCTCTCGGCGCTCATGGACACGGTGGAGAAGATCCGCCGCTACCTCAATCCGGCGCTGAAGATCGAGGGGCTCCTGCGCACCATGTTCGACGTGCGCAACAACCTCGCGAACCAGGTCTCCGAGCAGCTCATCAGCCATTTCGGCGACAGGGTCTACCGCACCGTCATCCCGCGCAACGTGCGCCTGGCCGAGGCCCCGAGCCACGGCCTGCCCGTGCTGCTCTACGACCGGGCGTCCAAGGGGGCGCTCGCCTACCTCGCGCTCGCCGGCGAGATCCTGCGCCGGGAGGGCGTGGCGGTCCCGAGCCCGGCGTGA
- a CDS encoding ParB/RepB/Spo0J family partition protein, giving the protein MSKRRGLGRGLEALLGGAFGAPGEPLPEEEPAASSLRELPLDLIERGRYQPRTDMDPAALEDLAASIRAQGVVQPIVVRPLLGGERYEIIAGERRWRASQIAGLDRIPAVVREVPDQAAVAIALIENIQREDLNPIEEARALNRLIEEFELTHQETADAVGRSRAAVSNLLRLLDLAAEVRTLLENGDIEMGHARALLALGGEAQAQAARVVVARGLSVRETERLVQRMLQEPAIGKSVASLDADTRRLQDDLAQRLGARVHIQHSSRGRGRLVIQYNSLDELDGILAHIR; this is encoded by the coding sequence GTGAGCAAGAGGCGAGGATTGGGGCGGGGACTCGAGGCGCTGCTCGGCGGCGCCTTCGGCGCACCGGGTGAGCCGTTGCCGGAGGAAGAGCCGGCCGCGAGCAGCCTGCGGGAGCTGCCCCTCGACCTCATCGAGCGGGGGCGTTACCAGCCGCGCACCGACATGGACCCGGCGGCGCTCGAGGACCTCGCGGCGTCCATCCGGGCCCAGGGCGTGGTGCAGCCGATCGTGGTCCGGCCCCTGCTCGGGGGCGAGCGCTACGAGATCATCGCGGGGGAGCGCCGCTGGCGCGCGTCGCAGATCGCGGGGCTCGATCGGATCCCGGCGGTGGTGCGCGAAGTCCCGGACCAGGCGGCGGTGGCCATCGCGCTCATCGAGAACATCCAGCGCGAGGACCTGAACCCCATCGAGGAGGCGCGCGCCCTCAATCGCCTGATCGAGGAGTTCGAGCTGACCCACCAGGAGACCGCGGACGCGGTCGGCCGCTCGCGCGCGGCGGTGAGCAATCTCCTGCGCCTGCTGGACCTCGCGGCCGAGGTCCGCACGCTCCTCGAGAACGGCGACATCGAGATGGGCCACGCCCGGGCGCTCCTCGCCCTGGGCGGCGAGGCGCAGGCCCAGGCCGCCCGGGTCGTGGTGGCGCGCGGGCTCTCGGTGCGGGAGACCGAGCGGCTGGTGCAGCGCATGCTGCAGGAGCCGGCGATCGGGAAATCCGTTGCCTCCCTGGACGCGGACACCCGGCGTCTCCAGGACGACCTCGCCCAGCGCCTCGGCGCGCGGGTGCACATCCAGCACAGCTCCCGGGGCAGGGGCCGGCTCGTCATCCAGTACAACAGCCTGGACGAGCTCGACGGCATCCTCGCCCACATCCGCTGA